The Brevinematales bacterium genome contains a region encoding:
- the rgy gene encoding reverse gyrase, with translation MRAHSIYLRGCVSCGSEITDDRLISIGVCERCYKNGLDENIEKVFRQIGVSGNLSEILYVKDILEKWINNFKKAVNSEPWNTQISWMKRVILKRSFSLIAPTGVGKTTFGIMTSLNLYSEGKKSVIILPTTSLVNQVYEKLQGLSSTIGVSPRIVMYSSKITRKQKENFKKAIQKEDYDIVVITSSMIKNLFTIRENIKFDFIFADDVDALVKKSKNVEYVIMLSGLSKEDVEVTLEVIKLKFLLAVSRGKERYENYLDNYNKLQERVLSIKNKEKGIIVVSSATAKPKGVRIKLFKELFDFEIGGKTEITRNINNYYIFSENYEQDLIKVLSIMGDGGIVFVTTEDGVEYAEKVSEIINSKTSLKSAVISSNKRDEVLKKFRKGEINILVGVSTYYGTLVRGIDIPDRIIYAVFLGIPRFKVVVDVNNLNLSGYTVMKILAELIDYIKDEKQKKKVQSLITKLKNNSKYEFIVNQVNELLRDLLSKDEYIDILKNSQDILFQSYNGRNYIVIPDMNTYLQASGRTSRLYIGGMTKGISIVIEKDNKLLEIVSRKYKWIEDSEWVKFEESRVLEDLKVAKEDREKLSLAIEGNVQSNIKQLNKTVLIIVESPTKAKTISRLLGNPTERIIKGLSCYETTTGSVTFIITASKGHMFELTMDNEDIYGIRIKEGIPLPVYDTIKRCSKCRKTFVSSENRCVYCGNDKFSDRIDDVRSLIELAKEVDEVLLASDPDTEGEKISYDIYSFLVPYLKFFNGKVRRMRFNEVTYYAINRSIQNPEEININLVESQLLRRVQDRIIGFGLSGILKDELNHDNISAGRVQSPVLGWIIERFKQYNDSKTNFVEITLSTDLSESNSKTTEEIVLSVEGNKKTLDIKVGDEVSVKIDEEKEIEILPLPPFTTDAILIQANRLYKMSSDMVMNILQDLFEEGLITYHRTDSTKVSLVGQQVAKEYLSIKNIKNLNVPRSWEEEGTHECIRPTKSIDAQTLYQLTTEGAISTSTIKRHHVLIYDLIFKRFISSQMKAVVVKNVTYSILVSDIELKVNRNVEVVDNGWNMMGYFQIDEPLPNSLKIKNVKSVKKPKVSLFSEGDIIQMMKDKGIGRPSTYSKIISTLLKRGYIISKNNRLIPMSKGFKVYEVLKSRYSDFISEDRTRSLEAIMDKVEKGQKDYFAALDEIIREAKDIIPEDIN, from the coding sequence ATGAGAGCGCATAGTATTTATTTGAGAGGTTGTGTATCGTGTGGAAGTGAGATAACTGATGATAGACTTATAAGCATAGGTGTTTGTGAAAGATGCTATAAAAATGGACTAGATGAAAATATTGAAAAAGTATTTAGACAGATAGGAGTTAGTGGTAATCTTAGTGAAATACTGTATGTTAAGGATATTCTTGAAAAATGGATAAATAATTTCAAAAAAGCCGTAAATTCAGAACCTTGGAATACTCAAATTAGTTGGATGAAAAGAGTTATTCTCAAAAGGAGTTTCTCTCTGATTGCTCCAACTGGTGTAGGTAAAACTACTTTTGGTATTATGACATCTCTTAATCTGTATTCCGAAGGTAAAAAATCTGTAATAATACTGCCAACAACTAGTTTAGTCAATCAGGTTTATGAAAAGTTACAGGGACTATCAAGTACTATAGGTGTAAGTCCTAGAATAGTTATGTATTCTTCAAAGATAACTCGAAAACAAAAAGAAAACTTCAAGAAAGCTATACAAAAGGAAGATTACGATATAGTAGTTATAACATCTAGTATGATAAAAAATTTATTTACTATTAGAGAAAACATTAAATTTGATTTCATATTTGCTGATGATGTTGATGCCTTGGTTAAAAAGTCGAAAAATGTGGAATATGTTATTATGTTGTCAGGTTTGTCAAAGGAAGATGTTGAGGTAACATTGGAAGTTATAAAGCTTAAGTTTTTACTAGCAGTTTCTAGAGGTAAGGAAAGATACGAGAATTATCTGGATAATTATAATAAGTTACAAGAAAGAGTATTGAGTATAAAGAATAAGGAAAAAGGTATAATTGTAGTATCTAGCGCGACTGCTAAGCCAAAAGGTGTGAGAATTAAGCTTTTCAAAGAATTGTTTGATTTTGAGATAGGGGGTAAGACTGAAATAACAAGGAATATAAACAATTACTATATCTTTTCTGAAAATTATGAACAAGATTTAATCAAAGTGTTAAGTATCATGGGAGATGGTGGAATAGTTTTTGTTACTACTGAAGATGGAGTTGAGTATGCTGAAAAAGTTTCTGAAATTATAAATTCAAAAACTAGCCTAAAAAGTGCTGTTATTTCTTCAAATAAAAGAGATGAAGTTTTGAAAAAATTCAGAAAAGGGGAAATAAATATACTAGTAGGAGTATCAACATATTACGGGACACTCGTTAGAGGTATAGATATACCCGATAGAATTATTTATGCCGTTTTTTTGGGAATACCAAGATTTAAGGTAGTTGTTGACGTTAATAACTTAAACTTATCGGGTTATACAGTGATGAAGATTCTTGCTGAATTGATTGATTATATCAAGGATGAAAAACAAAAGAAGAAAGTACAGAGTCTTATAACTAAGCTTAAAAACAACTCAAAATATGAGTTTATTGTAAATCAAGTGAATGAACTTCTTAGGGATTTGTTGTCAAAAGATGAATATATAGATATACTTAAAAACTCTCAAGATATTTTATTTCAGAGCTACAATGGTAGGAATTATATTGTAATTCCAGATATGAATACTTACCTTCAAGCGAGTGGTAGAACATCTAGACTTTATATAGGTGGTATGACTAAGGGGATATCTATTGTAATTGAAAAAGATAATAAACTTTTAGAGATAGTATCCAGAAAGTATAAATGGATTGAAGATAGTGAATGGGTTAAATTTGAAGAAAGTAGAGTTTTAGAGGACTTAAAGGTTGCGAAAGAAGATAGGGAGAAACTTAGTTTAGCGATTGAGGGTAACGTGCAGAGTAATATAAAACAATTGAATAAAACAGTTTTGATAATTGTTGAGTCTCCTACTAAAGCAAAAACAATTTCAAGATTACTAGGTAATCCAACAGAAAGAATCATAAAAGGATTGAGTTGTTATGAAACTACAACCGGAAGTGTAACTTTCATTATAACTGCGTCTAAAGGTCACATGTTTGAATTGACGATGGACAACGAAGATATATATGGTATAAGAATAAAGGAGGGGATTCCTTTACCTGTATATGATACTATAAAGAGATGTTCTAAATGTAGGAAAACGTTTGTAAGTAGTGAGAATAGATGTGTGTATTGTGGTAATGATAAGTTTAGTGACAGGATAGATGATGTTAGATCTTTAATAGAACTTGCTAAAGAAGTTGATGAGGTTTTGTTAGCTTCTGATCCTGACACTGAGGGTGAAAAGATAAGTTACGATATTTACTCTTTTTTAGTTCCCTATCTGAAATTCTTTAATGGTAAAGTTAGGAGAATGAGATTTAACGAAGTTACATACTATGCTATAAATAGAAGTATTCAAAATCCTGAAGAGATAAATATAAATTTGGTTGAGTCTCAACTATTGAGAAGAGTTCAAGATAGGATAATAGGTTTTGGGTTAAGTGGTATTCTTAAAGATGAGCTTAATCATGATAATATTTCAGCGGGTAGAGTTCAATCTCCAGTTTTGGGATGGATAATAGAGAGGTTTAAGCAGTATAATGATTCTAAAACCAATTTTGTTGAGATTACTTTGTCAACAGATTTATCTGAGAGTAACTCCAAAACTACAGAAGAAATAGTATTGAGTGTAGAAGGAAATAAAAAAACGTTAGATATAAAAGTTGGTGATGAAGTGAGTGTAAAGATTGACGAAGAAAAAGAGATAGAAATACTACCACTACCGCCGTTTACAACTGATGCTATACTCATACAAGCAAATAGGTTGTATAAGATGAGTTCTGATATGGTTATGAATATTTTGCAGGATTTGTTTGAAGAAGGTTTGATTACATACCACAGAACAGATTCTACGAAAGTTTCTTTGGTAGGTCAACAGGTTGCAAAAGAATACCTATCCATAAAAAATATTAAAAATCTAAATGTACCAAGAAGTTGGGAAGAAGAAGGAACTCATGAGTGTATTAGGCCTACTAAATCAATTGATGCTCAGACTTTGTATCAGTTAACAACGGAAGGTGCTATATCAACTTCAACTATAAAAAGACATCATGTACTGATATATGACTTAATTTTCAAGAGGTTTATATCATCCCAGATGAAAGCTGTTGTTGTAAAAAATGTAACATATTCTATATTAGTAAGTGATATTGAACTAAAAGTTAATAGGAATGTTGAGGTAGTGGATAATGGGTGGAATATGATGGGGTATTTTCAGATAGATGAGCCATTGCCTAATTCATTGAAAATAAAGAATGTTAAATCTGTTAAGAAACCAAAGGTAAGTTTATTTTCGGAAGGTGATATAATTCAGATGATGAAAGATAAGGGTATAGGTAGGCCTTCTACATATTCAAAGATAATATCAACGCTACTTAAGAGAGGTTATATTATCTCGAAGAACAACAGACTTATACCTATGAGTAAGGGTTTTAAAGTTTATGAAGTACTTAAAAGCAGATACAGTGATTTTATCTCTGAAGATAGGACAAGAAGTTTAGAAGCGATAATGGATAAAGTAGAAAAGGGCCAAAAAGATTATTTTGCAGCATTAGATGAGATAATTAGAGAAGCAAAAGATATTATTCCAGAAGATATTAATTGA
- a CDS encoding TRAP transporter TatT component family protein, translating into MRIFVIIWILVLFSSLYASADLFKDIKSESDAKKAYEHYKDLFTKNKNNYEIAWKFCAYARFYGFYFLKDKKEREMVFEEAKDAGEIAVKLNPESIEANYFLGVAYGSYAQEKGVMNSLFLAGPIVDLMTKVIKKNPSYRDGSAYMVRANVYSKAPGWPMSIGDVNKAISDFENAIKYENKSAYRNYAEFLINRGDKSKARQIIEKALSLPLGNELVIEEYEMKMLKNLLEKIK; encoded by the coding sequence ATGCGTATTTTCGTAATTATTTGGATTCTAGTACTTTTTTCTAGCTTGTATGCGAGTGCTGATTTATTTAAGGACATAAAGAGTGAAAGTGATGCTAAAAAAGCTTATGAACATTACAAAGACCTCTTTACGAAAAACAAGAATAACTATGAAATTGCTTGGAAATTTTGTGCTTATGCTAGGTTTTATGGATTCTATTTTTTGAAAGACAAAAAAGAAAGAGAAATGGTATTTGAGGAAGCTAAAGATGCTGGAGAGATTGCAGTTAAACTAAATCCAGAGAGTATTGAAGCTAACTATTTTTTAGGAGTTGCTTACGGATCTTATGCTCAGGAAAAGGGTGTTATGAATAGTTTGTTTCTAGCGGGGCCAATAGTTGATCTTATGACTAAGGTTATAAAGAAAAATCCTTCTTACCGAGATGGTTCGGCATATATGGTTAGAGCAAATGTTTATTCAAAAGCACCAGGTTGGCCTATGAGCATAGGTGATGTAAATAAAGCAATAAGTGACTTTGAAAATGCAATAAAATATGAAAATAAATCAGCATATAGAAACTATGCCGAGTTTTTGATAAACAGAGGTGATAAATCGAAAGCAAGACAAATTATTGAAAAAGCTCTTTCTCTACCCTTAGGCAACGAGCTTGTAATTGAAGAGTATGAAATGAAGATGCTTAAAAATCTATTAGAAAAGATAAAATAG